The following proteins are encoded in a genomic region of Mycolicibacterium rutilum:
- the rpsA gene encoding 30S ribosomal protein S1, giving the protein MPSPSVTSPQVAVNDIGSSEDFLAAIDKTIKYFNDGDIVEGTIVKVDRDEVLLDIGYKTEGVIPSRELSIKHDVDPNEVVSVGDEVEALVLTKEDKEGRLILSKKRAQYERAWGTIEELKEKDEAVKGTVIEVVKGGLILDIGLRGFLPASLVEMRRVRDLQPYIGKEIEAKIIELDKNRNNVVLSRRAWLEQTQSEVRSEFLNQLQKGAIRKGVVSSIVNFGAFVDLGGVDGLVHVSELSWKHIDHPSEVVQVGDEVTVEVLDVDMDRERVSLSLKATQEDPWRHFARTHAIGQIVPGKVTKLVPFGAFVRVEEGIEGLVHISELSERHVEVPDQVVQVGDDAMVKVIDIDLERRRISLSLKQANEDYTEEFDPSKYGMADSYDEQGNYIFPEGFDAETNEWLEGFEKQREEWESRYAEAERRHKMHTAQMEKFAAAEAEAASRPASNGTSRGDEPSAGGSLASDAQLAALREKLAGNA; this is encoded by the coding sequence ATGCCAAGTCCCTCCGTCACCTCGCCGCAAGTAGCCGTCAACGACATCGGCTCGAGCGAGGACTTTCTCGCCGCCATCGACAAGACCATCAAATACTTCAACGATGGCGACATCGTCGAGGGAACCATCGTCAAGGTTGACCGTGACGAGGTCCTGCTCGACATCGGCTACAAGACCGAAGGTGTCATCCCGTCCCGGGAACTGTCCATCAAGCACGACGTCGACCCCAACGAGGTCGTTTCCGTGGGCGATGAGGTCGAAGCCCTGGTCCTCACCAAAGAGGACAAGGAAGGCCGCCTGATCCTGTCCAAGAAGCGCGCCCAGTACGAGCGCGCCTGGGGCACCATCGAAGAGCTCAAGGAGAAGGACGAGGCCGTCAAGGGCACCGTCATCGAGGTCGTCAAGGGCGGCCTGATCCTCGACATCGGCCTGCGCGGCTTCCTGCCCGCGTCGCTGGTCGAGATGCGTCGCGTCCGCGATCTGCAGCCGTACATCGGCAAGGAGATCGAGGCCAAGATCATCGAGCTCGACAAGAACCGCAACAACGTGGTGCTCTCGCGTCGCGCCTGGCTAGAGCAGACCCAGTCCGAGGTGCGCAGCGAGTTCCTCAACCAGCTGCAGAAGGGCGCCATCCGCAAGGGTGTCGTATCCTCGATCGTCAACTTCGGCGCGTTCGTCGATCTCGGCGGTGTCGACGGCCTGGTGCACGTCTCCGAGCTGTCCTGGAAGCACATCGACCACCCGTCCGAGGTTGTTCAGGTGGGCGACGAGGTCACCGTCGAGGTGCTCGACGTCGACATGGACCGCGAGCGGGTTTCGTTGTCGCTCAAGGCGACTCAGGAAGATCCGTGGCGCCACTTCGCCCGCACCCACGCGATCGGTCAGATCGTGCCGGGCAAGGTCACCAAGCTGGTGCCGTTCGGTGCGTTCGTCCGCGTCGAGGAGGGCATCGAGGGTCTGGTGCACATCTCGGAGCTGTCCGAGCGCCACGTCGAGGTCCCGGACCAGGTGGTCCAGGTCGGCGACGACGCGATGGTCAAGGTCATCGACATCGACCTGGAGCGTCGCCGGATCTCGCTGAGCCTCAAGCAGGCCAACGAGGACTACACCGAGGAGTTCGACCCGTCGAAGTACGGCATGGCCGACAGCTACGACGAGCAGGGCAACTACATCTTCCCCGAGGGCTTCGACGCCGAGACCAACGAATGGCTCGAAGGCTTCGAGAAGCAGCGTGAGGAGTGGGAGTCCCGCTACGCCGAGGCGGAGCGCCGGCACAAGATGCACACCGCGCAGATGGAGAAGTTCGCCGCTGCCGAGGCCGAAGCGGCCAGCCGCCCGGCCAGCAACGGCACCTCGCGCGGCGACGAGCCGTCGGCGGGCGGGTCGCTGGCCAGCGACGCTCAGCTCGCGGCGCTGCGCGAGAAGCTCGCAGGCAACGCCTAA
- a CDS encoding PrsW family intramembrane metalloprotease: MSHPGASPQTWLPTPPFQRKVRKVGAPLAAIIVMATVVGLIIVLLTALNPVGTAVGLVLSSMAMLVVVLAYIWLDRWEPEPPRLLIFAFLWGASVAVVLSVTVGLFVESLIVTGESDEVSWVSVAIAAPVIEEAAKGAFLLLMMTGRRRNELNSLTDCLVYAGLVGAGFAWLEDILYISSGESFGDSLMTAALRLIMAPFAHSLFTTFFGIGVYFALQHRSALGRGAHILLGYLAAVVMHGLWNGSSLLGVEWYFGIYVVWMMPIFALAIVLGVQSRRREQNIVAAKLPGMTQAGLVTPNEATWLGSLRDRKAALGHANRFGGPAAGKSVKRFAAHVVELAFVRDRIDRGFGDARLQALLTEEAYAVHAARAAAPALQSLAGYRAPGR, from the coding sequence GTGTCACACCCCGGCGCATCACCGCAGACCTGGCTGCCCACACCGCCGTTCCAGCGCAAGGTCCGCAAAGTCGGGGCCCCGCTCGCGGCGATCATCGTGATGGCCACCGTGGTGGGACTGATCATCGTCCTGCTGACCGCGCTCAACCCCGTCGGCACCGCGGTCGGCCTGGTGCTGTCGAGCATGGCCATGCTCGTCGTGGTGCTGGCGTACATCTGGCTGGACCGCTGGGAACCGGAGCCGCCGCGGCTGCTGATCTTCGCGTTCCTGTGGGGCGCGTCGGTCGCGGTCGTGTTGTCGGTGACGGTCGGACTTTTCGTCGAGTCGCTGATCGTGACCGGTGAGTCCGACGAGGTCAGCTGGGTGTCGGTGGCGATCGCCGCGCCGGTCATCGAGGAGGCGGCCAAGGGCGCGTTCCTGCTGCTGATGATGACCGGCAGGCGCCGCAACGAGCTCAACTCGCTGACCGACTGCCTGGTCTACGCCGGGCTGGTCGGCGCCGGCTTCGCCTGGCTGGAGGACATCCTCTACATCTCCAGCGGAGAATCCTTCGGTGATTCGCTGATGACGGCGGCGCTGCGGCTGATCATGGCGCCGTTCGCCCACTCCCTGTTCACCACCTTCTTCGGGATCGGCGTCTACTTCGCGCTGCAGCACCGCAGCGCCCTGGGTAGGGGCGCGCACATCCTGCTCGGCTACCTGGCCGCCGTCGTCATGCACGGGTTGTGGAACGGCTCGTCGCTGCTGGGCGTCGAGTGGTACTTCGGGATCTACGTGGTGTGGATGATGCCGATCTTCGCCCTGGCGATTGTGCTGGGAGTGCAGAGCCGGCGCCGCGAGCAGAACATCGTCGCCGCCAAGCTGCCCGGCATGACGCAGGCCGGGCTGGTGACGCCCAACGAGGCCACCTGGCTGGGGTCGCTCCGCGACCGCAAGGCAGCCCTCGGCCACGCCAACCGGTTCGGTGGCCCGGCGGCGGGCAAGTCGGTGAAGCGGTTCGCCGCCCACGTCGTCGAGTTGGCGTTCGTCCGCGACCGCATCGACCGCGGCTTCGGCGACGCGCGCCTCCAGGCGCTGCTGACCGAGGAGGCGTACGCGGTGCACGCCGCCCGCGCCGCCGCACCGGCATTGCAGAGCCTGGCCGGTTACCGCGCGCCCGGTCGCTGA
- a CDS encoding LysE family translocator: MARHLWDVMPAFLLACVILAALPGPATALFLHRSVRDGRAAGLAAVVGNEIGILGWTLAGGAGLSVLLLANRALSVVLHVVGAVILIWLGVSAWRNAKRPTELEVPLPPRGRTPAAAFRAALLSIAANPKAAAFGIVVIPQFLPSSGPVLPTLLVLALIQLVVDTSWCAAVVLVAARARDMLRQNHIRRRMERVMGAILMALGLGLAADAR; this comes from the coding sequence ATGGCCCGGCATCTGTGGGATGTGATGCCCGCATTCCTGCTGGCGTGCGTGATCCTCGCGGCCCTCCCGGGCCCGGCGACGGCGTTGTTCCTGCACCGCTCGGTGCGCGACGGGCGCGCGGCCGGCCTGGCCGCGGTTGTCGGCAACGAGATCGGGATCCTGGGCTGGACCCTGGCCGGCGGTGCGGGCCTGTCGGTGCTGCTGCTGGCCAACCGCGCGCTGTCGGTGGTGCTGCACGTCGTCGGTGCGGTGATCCTGATCTGGCTCGGTGTCAGCGCCTGGCGCAACGCGAAACGCCCGACGGAACTCGAGGTGCCGCTGCCACCGCGCGGCCGCACACCCGCGGCGGCGTTCCGGGCTGCGCTGCTGTCGATCGCCGCCAACCCGAAGGCGGCGGCGTTCGGCATCGTGGTGATCCCGCAGTTCCTGCCGTCGAGCGGACCGGTGCTGCCGACCCTGCTCGTGCTCGCGCTGATCCAACTGGTCGTCGACACGTCCTGGTGCGCAGCCGTCGTGCTCGTCGCGGCGCGAGCGCGAGATATGTTGCGCCAGAACCATATTCGACGCCGCATGGAGCGCGTGATGGGCGCCATCCTGATGGCGCTCGGCCTTGGCCTGGCGGCCGACGCCCGTTAG
- the polA gene encoding DNA polymerase I yields the protein MSPASTATAKKTASANPTDKPTLMLLDGNSLAYRAFYALPAENFKTQGGLTTNAVYGFTAMLINLLRDEQPSHIAAAFDVSRQTFRVDKYPEYKAGRSSTPDEFRGQIDITKEVLGALGITVLAEPGFEADDIIATLATQAEQGGYRVLVVTGDRDSLQLVSDDVTVLYPRKGVSELTRFTPEAVQEKYGLTPQQYPDFAALRGDPSDNLPGIPGVGEKTATKWIAEFGSLQALVDNVDTVKGKVGDALRANLSSVVLNRELTDLVKDVPLPQTPDTLRMQPWDRDQIHRLFDDLEFRVLRERLFETLASADPEVDQGFDVRGGALEPGELAAWLAEHSTGQRFGLAVVGTHLAFDADATALAIVAADGDGRYIDTATLTEEDEAALASWLADSGPPKALHEAKLAMHDVQGRGWTLAGVTSDTALAAYLVRPGQRSFALDDLSLRYLKRELRAENPEQQQLSLLDDSDGTDEQAVQTTILRASAVMDLADALDEELARIDSLALLNNLELPVQRVLAEMETAGIAVDIAQLTELQSEFADQIRDAAEAAYAVIGKQINLGSPKQLQVVLFDELEMPKTKRTKTGYTTDADALQSLFDKTGHPFLQHLLTHRDATRLKVTVDGLLNSVASDGRIHTTFNQTIAATGRLSSTEPNLQNIPIRTDAGRRIRDAFVVGTGYSELMTADYSQIEMRIMAHLSKDEGLIEAFRTGEDLHSFVASRAFDVPIDEVTAELRRRVKAMSYGLAYGLSAYGLAAQLKISTEEAKVQMEQYFDRFGGIRDYLRDVVDQARKDGYTSTVFGRRRYLPELDSSNRNVREAAERAALNAPIQGSAADIIKVAMINVDKALKDAKLKSRMLLQVHDELLLEIAEGERDTVEALVREQMGNAYPLDVALEVSVGYGRSWDAAAH from the coding sequence GTGAGCCCAGCCAGCACCGCCACTGCCAAGAAGACGGCATCCGCCAACCCCACCGACAAGCCGACACTGATGCTGCTCGACGGCAATTCGCTGGCGTACCGGGCGTTCTACGCGCTGCCCGCGGAGAACTTCAAGACCCAGGGCGGACTGACCACCAACGCCGTGTACGGGTTCACCGCGATGCTGATCAACCTGCTGCGCGACGAGCAGCCGAGCCACATCGCCGCGGCGTTCGACGTGTCGCGCCAGACCTTCCGGGTCGACAAGTATCCCGAGTACAAGGCCGGCCGGTCGTCGACGCCGGACGAGTTCCGCGGGCAGATCGACATCACCAAGGAGGTGCTCGGCGCGCTGGGTATCACCGTGCTCGCCGAACCCGGCTTCGAGGCCGACGACATCATCGCCACCCTGGCGACCCAGGCCGAGCAGGGCGGGTACCGCGTGCTGGTGGTGACCGGCGACCGGGACTCGCTGCAGTTGGTCAGTGACGACGTGACCGTGCTCTATCCCCGCAAGGGTGTCAGCGAGCTGACCCGGTTCACCCCGGAAGCCGTCCAGGAGAAGTACGGGCTGACCCCGCAGCAGTACCCCGACTTCGCGGCGCTGCGCGGCGACCCCAGCGACAACCTCCCCGGCATTCCCGGGGTCGGCGAGAAGACCGCGACGAAGTGGATCGCCGAGTTCGGTTCGCTGCAGGCGCTCGTCGACAACGTCGACACGGTCAAGGGCAAGGTCGGCGACGCGCTGCGCGCCAACCTCTCGTCTGTGGTGCTCAACCGCGAACTGACCGACCTCGTCAAGGACGTTCCGCTGCCGCAGACCCCCGACACGTTGCGCATGCAACCGTGGGACCGCGACCAGATCCACCGCCTGTTCGACGACCTGGAGTTCCGCGTGCTGCGCGAGCGGTTGTTCGAGACGCTGGCGTCGGCCGACCCCGAGGTCGACCAGGGTTTCGACGTACGCGGCGGCGCGCTGGAGCCGGGTGAGCTGGCCGCCTGGCTGGCCGAGCACAGCACCGGTCAGCGGTTCGGCCTCGCCGTCGTCGGCACGCATCTGGCCTTCGACGCCGACGCGACCGCGCTGGCGATCGTCGCCGCCGACGGCGACGGGCGCTACATCGACACCGCGACGCTCACCGAAGAGGACGAGGCGGCGCTGGCGTCGTGGCTGGCCGACTCGGGTCCACCCAAGGCGCTGCACGAGGCCAAGCTGGCGATGCACGACGTCCAGGGCCGCGGCTGGACACTTGCCGGCGTCACGTCCGACACCGCGCTGGCGGCGTACCTGGTGCGGCCCGGGCAGCGCAGCTTTGCGCTCGACGACCTGTCGCTGCGCTACCTCAAACGCGAACTGCGCGCGGAAAACCCTGAACAACAACAACTCTCGCTGCTCGATGACAGTGACGGCACGGACGAGCAGGCCGTGCAGACGACGATCCTGCGGGCCAGCGCGGTGATGGACCTGGCCGACGCGCTCGACGAGGAGCTCGCGCGCATCGACTCGCTGGCGCTGCTGAACAACCTCGAGCTGCCCGTGCAGCGGGTGCTGGCCGAGATGGAGACCGCAGGCATCGCGGTCGACATCGCCCAGCTCACCGAGTTGCAGAGCGAGTTCGCCGACCAGATCCGCGACGCCGCCGAAGCCGCCTACGCGGTGATCGGCAAGCAGATCAACCTCGGCTCGCCCAAACAGCTGCAGGTGGTGCTGTTCGACGAGCTGGAGATGCCGAAGACCAAGCGCACCAAGACCGGCTACACCACCGACGCCGACGCGCTGCAGTCGCTGTTCGACAAGACCGGTCACCCGTTCCTCCAGCACCTGCTCACCCACCGCGACGCCACCCGGCTCAAGGTCACCGTCGACGGGCTGCTGAACTCGGTGGCCTCCGACGGCCGTATCCACACCACGTTCAACCAGACGATCGCCGCCACCGGCCGGCTGTCGTCGACCGAGCCGAACCTGCAGAACATCCCGATCCGCACCGACGCGGGCCGTCGGATCCGCGACGCGTTCGTCGTGGGCACGGGCTACAGCGAGCTCATGACCGCGGACTACAGCCAGATCGAGATGCGCATCATGGCCCATCTGTCGAAGGACGAGGGCCTGATCGAGGCGTTCCGCACCGGTGAGGATCTGCACTCGTTCGTCGCGTCACGCGCATTCGACGTGCCGATCGACGAGGTGACCGCCGAATTGCGCCGCCGGGTCAAAGCGATGTCCTACGGCCTGGCGTACGGGTTGAGCGCCTACGGGTTGGCCGCGCAGCTCAAGATCTCCACCGAAGAGGCCAAGGTCCAGATGGAGCAGTACTTCGACCGGTTCGGCGGGATCCGCGACTACCTGCGCGACGTGGTCGACCAGGCGCGCAAGGACGGCTACACCTCGACGGTGTTCGGCAGGCGGCGCTATCTGCCCGAACTCGACAGCAGCAACCGCAATGTGCGGGAGGCGGCCGAACGCGCCGCGCTCAACGCGCCGATCCAGGGCAGCGCCGCCGACATCATCAAGGTGGCGATGATCAACGTCGACAAGGCACTCAAGGACGCGAAGCTGAAGTCGCGGATGCTGCTGCAGGTGCACGACGAGCTGCTCCTCGAGATCGCTGAGGGGGAGCGGGACACGGTCGAGGCCTTGGTGCGTGAGCAGATGGGCAACGCCTATCCGCTCGACGTTGCGCTCGAGGTGTCGGTCGGATACGGCCGCAGCTGGGACGCCGCGGCGCACTAA
- a CDS encoding LysR family transcriptional regulator: MELRQLEYLIAVAEEANFTRAAERIRVAQPAVSAQIARLERELGERLLDRTQRRVRLTAAGEAVLPFARAALGAVADIRTAVDELGDLVRGSVSIGTVTAHNVDMPSLLAKFHRDHPAVEITLSTDSSDELIDGVRSGRLDLAIASVGSAEVPAGLQVEATTDEVIDAAVGREDPWWGRRSVGVDELADRPLIALPAGSGIRSRLDEACAAAGVSVRVALEASTPLELVDLAAHGLGVAIVPRSVARSRTHIHPVAVTPELRGRLVLAWRARGPVSPAARVLIALAREHVRVGGGA, translated from the coding sequence ATGGAGTTGCGGCAGCTCGAGTACCTCATCGCGGTCGCCGAGGAGGCCAACTTCACCCGGGCGGCCGAACGGATCCGGGTCGCGCAACCCGCGGTGAGCGCCCAGATCGCCCGGCTGGAACGCGAACTCGGAGAGCGACTCCTGGACCGCACCCAGCGACGGGTCCGGCTCACCGCGGCGGGCGAGGCGGTGCTGCCGTTCGCGCGTGCGGCACTGGGCGCTGTCGCGGACATCCGCACCGCCGTCGACGAACTCGGCGACCTGGTGCGGGGGTCGGTCTCGATCGGCACGGTCACCGCGCACAACGTCGACATGCCGTCGCTGTTGGCGAAGTTTCACCGCGACCACCCCGCGGTCGAGATCACGCTGAGCACGGACAGTTCCGACGAACTCATCGACGGTGTCCGGTCCGGGCGACTCGACCTGGCCATCGCGTCCGTGGGCAGTGCGGAAGTGCCCGCCGGCCTGCAGGTCGAGGCCACCACCGATGAGGTGATCGACGCGGCCGTCGGGCGCGAGGACCCATGGTGGGGCCGCCGGTCGGTCGGGGTCGACGAACTCGCCGACCGGCCGCTGATCGCGCTGCCAGCCGGAAGCGGGATCCGAAGCAGGCTCGACGAGGCGTGTGCGGCGGCAGGGGTGTCCGTACGGGTCGCCCTGGAGGCCAGCACGCCGCTGGAACTCGTCGATCTGGCGGCCCACGGTCTGGGCGTGGCGATCGTTCCCCGTTCGGTGGCACGCTCGCGCACCCACATACATCCCGTCGCGGTGACGCCGGAACTGCGGGGGCGCCTGGTGTTGGCCTGGCGGGCGCGCGGACCGGTCAGCCCCGCGGCCCGGGTTCTGATCGCCTTGGCCCGCGAGCACGTGCGTGTCGGCGGCGGTGCCTAG
- a CDS encoding alpha/beta fold hydrolase, giving the protein MATYVLIPGACHGAWCFDDLAAALRTRGHRVLAYTLTGVAERAHLAHAGVNLDTHITDVVSAVTADTDDRNLVLVGHSYGGMVITGVADRMADRVDALVYLDALVPRDGESCWQLVNDEEREWYLGVDDTGYGVPPMPFFDPRATAHPLASFLQRINLDGDVNRFRRRDFVYALQWPGDSPLRPSYERVRDDPNWAVHELDGAHNLMRDNPDDLLRILLAAAAH; this is encoded by the coding sequence ATGGCCACCTACGTGCTGATCCCCGGAGCCTGCCACGGCGCCTGGTGTTTCGATGACCTCGCCGCCGCGCTGCGCACGCGCGGACACCGAGTGCTCGCCTACACCCTGACCGGCGTGGCGGAACGCGCCCACCTCGCCCATGCGGGCGTCAACCTCGACACCCACATCACCGATGTCGTCTCGGCGGTGACGGCCGACACCGACGACCGCAACCTGGTCCTCGTCGGCCACAGCTACGGCGGCATGGTGATCACCGGCGTCGCCGACCGGATGGCGGACCGGGTCGACGCCCTCGTCTACCTCGACGCCCTGGTGCCCCGCGACGGCGAATCCTGTTGGCAGCTGGTCAATGACGAGGAGCGCGAGTGGTACCTCGGCGTCGACGACACCGGTTACGGAGTGCCCCCGATGCCGTTCTTCGATCCGAGAGCCACCGCACACCCGCTCGCCTCGTTCCTGCAACGCATCAACCTGGACGGCGATGTCAACCGGTTCCGCAGGCGCGACTTCGTGTACGCGTTGCAGTGGCCCGGCGACTCTCCGCTGCGGCCCTCCTACGAACGTGTGCGCGACGACCCGAACTGGGCCGTGCACGAACTCGACGGCGCCCACAACCTGATGCGCGACAACCCCGACGACCTCCTGCGGATCTTGCTGGCGGCGGCCGCCCACTGA
- a CDS encoding Zn-ribbon domain-containing OB-fold protein has translation MSASTQPAIDGWFATDGSGSPYLIGGKCHQCGTYVFPPRANNCPNPACDGDELAQVPMSRRGTLWSYTENRYAPPPPYPAPDPFEPFAVAAVQLADEGLIVLGKVVEGTLAADLKVGMEMELTTMPLFVDDDGVERVVYAWRPAS, from the coding sequence GTGTCAGCATCCACTCAACCGGCGATCGACGGGTGGTTCGCCACCGACGGGTCCGGGTCGCCATACCTGATCGGTGGCAAGTGCCATCAGTGCGGGACCTACGTGTTCCCGCCCCGCGCCAACAACTGCCCCAACCCCGCCTGTGACGGCGACGAACTGGCGCAGGTGCCGATGTCGCGCCGCGGCACGCTGTGGAGCTACACCGAGAACCGCTACGCTCCCCCGCCGCCGTACCCGGCGCCGGATCCATTCGAGCCGTTCGCCGTTGCCGCCGTGCAACTGGCCGACGAAGGCTTGATCGTGCTCGGCAAGGTCGTCGAGGGCACGCTGGCCGCCGATCTGAAGGTCGGCATGGAGATGGAACTGACCACGATGCCGCTGTTCGTCGACGACGATGGCGTCGAACGCGTCGTCTACGCATGGAGGCCCGCGTCATGA
- a CDS encoding lipid-transfer protein has product MSTPEPVYILGAGMHPWGKWGRDFTEYGVVAARAALAEAGLDWRQIQLVAGADTIRNGYPGFVAGATFAQKLGWNGVPVTSSYAACASGSQALQSARAQILAGFCDVALVIGADTTPKGFFAPVGGERKNDPDWQRFHLIGATNTVYFALLARRRMDLYGATLEDFAAVKVKNAKHGLDNPNARYRKEASVEDVLASPVVSDPLRLLDICATSDGAAALIVASKSFAEKHLGSVEGVPSVRAISLQSPQYPQHLPELPDIATDSTAVVKAPERVFKDQILDAAYAEAGIGPEDLSLAEVYDLSTALELDWYEHLGLCARGEAEQLLRSGATTIGGKIPVNPSGGLACFGEAIPAQAIAQVCELTWQLKGQATGRQVEGAKVGITANQGLFGHGSSVVVAR; this is encoded by the coding sequence ATGAGCACACCGGAACCCGTCTACATCCTCGGCGCCGGCATGCACCCGTGGGGCAAGTGGGGCCGCGACTTCACCGAGTACGGCGTCGTGGCCGCCCGCGCCGCGCTGGCCGAGGCCGGCCTGGACTGGCGCCAGATCCAACTCGTCGCAGGCGCCGACACCATCCGCAACGGTTATCCCGGCTTCGTCGCCGGCGCGACGTTCGCCCAAAAGCTCGGCTGGAACGGGGTTCCCGTCACCTCGAGCTACGCCGCCTGCGCCAGTGGGTCGCAGGCGCTGCAGAGTGCCCGCGCCCAGATCCTCGCGGGCTTCTGCGACGTGGCGCTCGTCATCGGCGCCGACACCACGCCCAAGGGGTTCTTCGCGCCGGTCGGCGGCGAGCGCAAGAACGACCCGGACTGGCAGCGGTTCCACCTGATCGGCGCCACCAACACCGTGTACTTCGCGTTGTTGGCGCGCCGCCGGATGGACCTCTACGGCGCCACCCTCGAGGACTTCGCCGCGGTGAAGGTCAAGAACGCCAAGCACGGCCTGGACAACCCGAACGCGCGGTACCGCAAGGAAGCCAGCGTCGAGGACGTGTTGGCCAGCCCGGTGGTCTCCGATCCCCTTCGGCTGCTGGACATCTGCGCGACGTCGGACGGTGCGGCGGCGCTGATCGTGGCGAGCAAGTCGTTCGCCGAGAAGCATCTCGGTTCCGTCGAGGGCGTACCGTCGGTGCGCGCGATCAGCCTGCAGTCGCCGCAGTATCCGCAGCATCTGCCCGAATTGCCGGACATCGCAACGGATTCCACCGCCGTGGTGAAGGCGCCCGAGCGGGTGTTCAAGGACCAGATCCTCGACGCCGCCTACGCAGAGGCCGGCATCGGACCCGAGGACCTGAGCCTGGCCGAGGTCTACGACCTGTCCACCGCACTGGAACTCGACTGGTACGAGCATCTGGGGCTGTGCGCCAGGGGCGAGGCCGAACAGTTGCTGCGCAGCGGCGCCACCACCATCGGCGGGAAGATCCCCGTCAACCCGTCGGGCGGCCTGGCGTGCTTCGGGGAAGCCATTCCCGCACAAGCCATCGCGCAGGTCTGCGAGCTCACCTGGCAGCTGAAGGGACAGGCCACCGGCCGCCAGGTCGAGGGCGCCAAGGTCGGGATCACCGCGAATCAGGGCCTGTTCGGGCACGGTTCGTCCGTGGTAGTTGCTCGCTAG
- a CDS encoding YwaF family protein, with product MLARQFEPYGPSYWGALAVFAVGAVLLVWAGRGLAPARARRLSRVLGALTAAIYAAILVYNVLPPTLASSVPLQLTDLATVVAAVALWTQRQWAYTLTYYWGLVLSVQALITPVLRGPDFPHYQFLAFYAIHLLVVWAAIFLTWGRGMRPDWRGYRFAVAVTAGWATCTVVFNKVADTNYGFTHHKPATASLLDLLGPWPVYIVVTAALVFAVWALMTWPWVRR from the coding sequence TTGCTCGCTAGGCAGTTCGAACCGTACGGCCCCTCGTACTGGGGTGCCCTGGCCGTGTTCGCGGTCGGGGCGGTGCTGCTGGTCTGGGCCGGGCGCGGGTTGGCGCCGGCTCGGGCTCGGCGACTGAGCCGCGTCCTCGGCGCGCTCACCGCGGCGATCTACGCGGCGATCCTGGTCTACAACGTGCTGCCGCCGACCTTGGCGAGTTCGGTGCCGCTGCAACTGACCGATCTGGCGACCGTCGTTGCCGCGGTGGCGTTGTGGACCCAGCGTCAGTGGGCCTACACGCTCACCTACTACTGGGGTCTGGTCCTCAGCGTGCAGGCGCTGATCACCCCCGTACTGCGCGGACCGGACTTCCCGCACTACCAGTTCCTGGCGTTCTACGCGATCCACCTGCTGGTGGTGTGGGCGGCGATCTTTCTCACCTGGGGCCGCGGCATGCGGCCCGACTGGCGCGGATACCGATTCGCCGTCGCCGTGACCGCCGGATGGGCGACGTGCACCGTGGTGTTCAACAAGGTCGCCGACACCAATTACGGGTTCACCCACCACAAGCCGGCCACCGCGTCGCTGCTGGACCTGCTGGGCCCGTGGCCGGTGTACATCGTGGTGACGGCCGCGCTCGTGTTCGCCGTATGGGCGCTGATGACCTGGCCGTGGGTGCGGCGATGA